The following coding sequences lie in one Microvirga sp. 17 mud 1-3 genomic window:
- a CDS encoding ATP-binding protein, which translates to MTGAPDRFERMLARLAADPASAFPAGPETAVLVWSQAGDRLLWASSAASGLRWVLANETGVVFPALQARSRLRALGGGLAPRNGTRLERLRLDPAGLSPPVTCACRLTDLDGETVLVTAVVGSLPRAYGRPVREKAPQTEKTHPAAGEEPRQSGDRRGPIRFVWRTDPETRFLDVSAGLAEAVGPESSRIVGMTWDEVAGSLAEDPGQEIASLFARRETWSARTILWNMDGSDRQVPVDWAGMPVFGPQRTLVGFRGFGLVRMDAVRERAAPAAPATESEPDPQMDGGAPDLSPAEEIRSHDEVLFERLRETVAATLAELGTDEAAPEIPAPAEASVVPARSEMGLSNAERSAFREIARALGARFEAEEPPRDVVPPPASEQEPAPAEPAPAVPPTLDGDRVLDRLPIGVLVHRGNEILFANRSLLDLAGHETGADLAAGGIAGLFGSSPAPSGREQEGSPRAIATRQGESVPVEVRRAKAEWNGEPADLMTIRRIQDTEADRRLPVLEAELRLREGRMQELESILDTATDGVIVLDETGRIVSLNRSAEALFGYDQGEVVGDAITVLLAPESHIVALDYLEGLRSPGVQSLLNDGREVQGRVRQGGTIPLFMTMGRVHDGPGRKFCAVLRDITAFKKAEGELVGAKRAAEEASAQKSDLLAKISHEIRTPLNAILGFAEVMLEERFGPVGIDRYKEYLKDIHASGAHVISLVNDLLDLAKVEAGRMELAFTSVGLNGLVSACVTLLQPQAARDRIVVRTSFPEKLPPVVADERSMRQIVLNLVSNAIKFTDAGGQVIVSTALTDRGEVAFRVRDTGIGMTEKEIQAALEPFRQLATARKRGGTGLGLPLTKALVEANRGALQISSSPNEGTLVEVIFPPTRVLAE; encoded by the coding sequence ATGACGGGTGCTCCGGACCGGTTCGAAAGAATGCTGGCGCGGCTTGCCGCCGACCCGGCCTCGGCATTTCCCGCCGGGCCGGAGACGGCCGTGCTCGTCTGGAGCCAGGCGGGAGATAGGCTCCTCTGGGCATCATCGGCCGCGTCAGGCCTGCGGTGGGTCCTCGCTAATGAAACCGGCGTCGTTTTTCCGGCCCTTCAGGCCAGGAGCCGCCTGAGGGCCTTGGGCGGCGGTCTCGCCCCCAGGAACGGGACGCGGCTCGAACGCCTGCGCCTCGACCCGGCTGGCCTGTCGCCGCCCGTGACCTGCGCCTGCCGACTGACGGATCTCGATGGCGAGACCGTCCTCGTCACGGCCGTCGTCGGCTCGCTTCCGCGCGCCTATGGTCGTCCTGTTCGGGAGAAAGCACCCCAGACCGAAAAGACGCATCCGGCAGCCGGGGAGGAGCCTAGGCAGAGCGGCGACCGGCGCGGCCCGATCCGGTTCGTCTGGCGGACCGATCCCGAGACCCGCTTCCTGGACGTATCAGCGGGCCTGGCCGAGGCGGTCGGCCCCGAATCCTCCCGCATCGTTGGAATGACCTGGGACGAGGTGGCAGGGTCTCTCGCGGAGGATCCCGGCCAGGAGATCGCATCGCTCTTCGCGCGGCGCGAGACCTGGAGCGCCCGGACAATCCTGTGGAACATGGACGGCTCCGACCGACAGGTCCCGGTCGATTGGGCCGGCATGCCGGTCTTCGGACCGCAGCGGACGCTTGTCGGCTTCAGGGGCTTCGGCCTTGTGCGCATGGACGCCGTCCGCGAGCGGGCGGCGCCTGCCGCTCCAGCGACGGAGAGCGAGCCGGATCCTCAGATGGACGGAGGGGCGCCGGATCTGTCCCCCGCTGAGGAAATCCGCAGCCACGACGAGGTTCTGTTCGAGCGCCTGCGCGAGACGGTCGCGGCAACCCTGGCCGAGCTGGGGACGGACGAGGCTGCGCCGGAGATTCCCGCGCCTGCGGAAGCTTCCGTTGTTCCGGCCCGTTCCGAAATGGGACTGTCGAATGCGGAGCGCAGCGCCTTCCGCGAGATTGCCCGCGCCCTCGGGGCGCGTTTCGAGGCCGAGGAACCGCCGCGTGACGTCGTGCCTCCGCCGGCATCCGAACAGGAGCCGGCCCCAGCGGAGCCCGCGCCTGCGGTCCCGCCGACCCTCGACGGGGACAGGGTGCTCGACCGCCTGCCCATCGGCGTGCTTGTCCATCGGGGCAACGAGATCCTGTTCGCTAATCGCAGCCTGCTCGACCTTGCCGGCCACGAGACCGGAGCCGATCTGGCGGCCGGCGGCATCGCGGGCCTTTTCGGCAGCTCTCCTGCGCCTTCCGGCCGGGAGCAGGAGGGCTCGCCCCGGGCGATTGCGACCCGGCAGGGCGAGAGCGTACCGGTCGAGGTGCGCCGGGCCAAGGCCGAGTGGAACGGGGAACCTGCCGATCTCATGACGATCCGCCGGATCCAGGACACGGAGGCCGACCGTCGTCTTCCGGTTCTTGAGGCGGAGCTGCGCCTGCGCGAAGGCCGGATGCAGGAGCTGGAATCGATCCTCGACACCGCGACCGACGGAGTGATCGTTCTCGACGAGACCGGCCGCATCGTGTCCCTCAACCGCTCGGCCGAGGCCCTGTTCGGCTACGACCAGGGCGAGGTGGTGGGAGATGCGATCACGGTTCTCCTCGCGCCGGAAAGCCATATCGTCGCCCTCGATTATCTCGAAGGTTTGCGCTCGCCCGGCGTCCAGAGCCTGCTCAACGACGGACGCGAGGTCCAGGGGCGGGTGCGCCAGGGCGGAACGATCCCGCTCTTCATGACCATGGGCCGGGTCCATGACGGGCCGGGCCGGAAATTCTGCGCGGTCCTGCGAGACATCACGGCCTTCAAGAAGGCGGAAGGCGAGCTCGTGGGCGCCAAGCGCGCCGCCGAGGAGGCGAGCGCCCAGAAGTCTGACCTGCTCGCCAAGATCAGCCACGAGATCCGCACGCCCCTCAATGCCATTCTGGGCTTTGCCGAGGTCATGCTGGAGGAGCGGTTCGGGCCCGTCGGCATCGACCGCTACAAGGAATATCTCAAGGACATCCACGCCTCCGGCGCGCATGTCATCAGCCTTGTGAACGATCTGCTCGACCTCGCCAAGGTCGAGGCCGGGCGCATGGAGCTCGCCTTCACGAGTGTGGGGCTGAACGGTCTCGTCTCAGCCTGCGTGACGCTGCTGCAGCCCCAGGCGGCGCGGGACCGGATCGTCGTGCGCACCAGCTTTCCGGAGAAGCTGCCGCCCGTGGTGGCGGACGAGCGCTCCATGCGCCAGATCGTCCTCAACCTCGTGTCGAATGCGATCAAGTTTACGGATGCGGGCGGGCAGGTGATCGTCTCCACGGCCCTGACCGACCGGGGCGAGGTGGCGTTCCGGGTCCGCGATACCGGCATCGGCATGACCGAGAAGGAGATCCAGGCCGCCCTCGAGCCGTTCCGGCAGCTGGCAACGGCACGCAAGCGCGGCGGCACGGGGCTCGGCCTGCCCCTGACCAAGGCCTTGGTCGAGGCGAACCGGGGCGCGCTGCAGATTTCGAGCAGCCCCAACGAGGGCACCCTCGTGGAGGTGATCTTCCCGCCGACGCGGGTGCTGGCCGAGTGA
- a CDS encoding outer membrane protein: MRTSLLGLITGTAALAITAATAQAADLPARYSPAPAYEAMPAFTWTGFYVGANVGYGWSTGSSRYFDPAFGYAGGGKSGGFVGGGQAGYNYQFGMFVLGAETDIQYAAVGNKGASYGLYYYSGNSDGYFGTIRARAGVAFDRALVYATGGFAYGDIGGNMAFDPLLGYRRSDSTHGGWTVGGGVEYAVSGNISAKVEGLYVNLDTRSNYVGSAYGVRRDTEFGVLRAGVNYKFN; the protein is encoded by the coding sequence ATGCGTACCTCTCTCCTTGGACTGATTACCGGAACTGCAGCCCTGGCCATCACGGCCGCGACCGCCCAGGCCGCCGACCTGCCCGCGCGTTATTCCCCTGCCCCGGCCTATGAAGCCATGCCGGCCTTCACCTGGACGGGCTTCTATGTGGGCGCGAATGTCGGCTACGGCTGGAGCACCGGCAGCAGCCGCTATTTCGATCCCGCCTTCGGCTATGCGGGCGGCGGCAAGAGCGGCGGCTTCGTAGGCGGCGGTCAGGCCGGCTACAATTACCAGTTCGGCATGTTCGTCCTCGGCGCCGAGACCGACATCCAGTACGCGGCCGTCGGCAACAAGGGTGCGTCCTACGGCCTGTACTATTATTCGGGCAATTCGGACGGCTATTTCGGCACGATCCGCGCTCGCGCCGGTGTCGCTTTCGACCGCGCCCTCGTCTATGCCACGGGCGGCTTCGCCTATGGCGATATCGGCGGCAACATGGCCTTCGATCCCCTACTCGGCTATCGCCGGAGCGACAGCACCCATGGCGGCTGGACCGTCGGCGGCGGCGTGGAATATGCCGTGTCGGGCAACATTTCGGCCAAGGTCGAGGGCCTTTACGTGAACCTCGATACGCGCAGCAACTATGTGGGCAGCGCCTACGGCGTGCGCCGCGACACCGAGTTCGGCGTCCTCCGGGCCGGCGTGAACTACAAGTTCAACTGA
- a CDS encoding phasin: MATNQTTGYEIPEEMRDFAEKSVEQARKAMDGFLGAAQKTVDTFEGSANTAQASMKDATRKTLTYAELNIAAAFDLAQKMVRAKNVQEAMQYQAEFVRSQVESMQTQMREFGTMAQSAMKHTTTKK, encoded by the coding sequence ATGGCGACCAACCAGACGACGGGTTACGAGATTCCGGAAGAGATGCGCGATTTCGCCGAAAAGAGCGTCGAGCAGGCCCGCAAGGCCATGGACGGCTTCCTCGGCGCCGCGCAGAAGACGGTCGATACCTTCGAGGGATCGGCGAACACCGCCCAGGCGAGCATGAAGGACGCGACCCGCAAGACCCTCACCTATGCGGAGCTGAACATCGCGGCCGCCTTCGACCTCGCGCAGAAGATGGTGCGGGCCAAGAACGTCCAGGAAGCCATGCAGTATCAGGCTGAGTTCGTGCGCTCGCAGGTCGAATCCATGCAGACCCAGATGCGCGAATTCGGCACCATGGCCCAATCGGCCATGAAGCACACCACCACCAAGAAGTAA
- a CDS encoding GNAT family N-acetyltransferase encodes MAQPNPPPLSLRPLVPSDARAFRDLRLEALAGVPEAFGSSYEEEVARSLDDFRAMIPESGPGRIFGGWSGERLVGMAGFAVQGRLKARHKGVMWGVYVQPDLRGQGLGEALVRQVVTHAAAHVIVLEAAVGLSNTGARRTYHKLGFRPYGIERKALRVGDTFYDEELLFMEFETPRV; translated from the coding sequence ATGGCACAACCGAACCCTCCGCCTCTTTCCCTGCGCCCTCTCGTTCCGTCCGATGCCCGGGCCTTCCGGGATCTGCGGCTGGAAGCGCTCGCCGGTGTGCCCGAGGCCTTCGGGTCTAGCTATGAGGAGGAGGTGGCCCGCAGCCTCGACGATTTCCGCGCCATGATCCCCGAGAGCGGCCCCGGCCGGATCTTCGGGGGCTGGTCCGGAGAGCGGCTCGTCGGAATGGCGGGCTTCGCGGTCCAGGGCCGTCTGAAGGCCCGGCACAAGGGCGTGATGTGGGGTGTCTATGTCCAGCCGGACCTGCGCGGGCAGGGGCTCGGCGAGGCCCTTGTCCGGCAAGTCGTCACCCACGCGGCCGCACACGTCATCGTGCTCGAGGCGGCCGTCGGTCTTTCCAACACGGGCGCCCGTCGTACCTACCACAAGCTCGGCTTCCGGCCCTATGGGATCGAGCGCAAGGCCCTGCGCGTCGGCGACACATTCTACGACGAAGAGCTGCTTTTCATGGAATTCGAGACGCCCCGGGTGTAA
- a CDS encoding GGDEF domain-containing protein encodes MKLDPATLGFAFLTLTGVLGLLLLFSWLLNRNVKALALWGTAFCLVPFGMGLVSLGLVPVSPSVLYVSNAVMTLVYGILYAGCRAFNGRSRLFLVTLPGLVVWTALFPLIQDRFEMRLLVVSLICEFYTLLSAWELWRHARQVLVSQRVAIALLLLLTVFHAFRSILVFATTGIGWIDVLVMRWSANMGMFLVLFTPVAAFVFLSMAKEQVEEEHKRAALVDPLTGIPNRRAVFRNATDLLRRLEGKAATCLLFDLDNFKKVNDSYGHEVGDHILTLFGRILATHLPKGSFGRMGGEEFAAILPIPRQKAEALAEEVRRAFAGAAQTVLGHRVSATVSVGCATARNVTVNRLIRDADLALYQAKASGRNVVAISQAGE; translated from the coding sequence ATGAAGCTCGATCCCGCCACCCTCGGTTTCGCCTTCCTGACCCTCACGGGGGTGCTCGGGCTGCTGCTGCTGTTCTCCTGGCTCCTGAACCGGAACGTCAAGGCGCTGGCCTTGTGGGGGACGGCCTTTTGCCTCGTCCCTTTCGGCATGGGGCTCGTCAGCCTCGGCCTAGTGCCGGTCAGTCCCTCGGTTCTCTATGTGTCGAACGCCGTCATGACGCTGGTCTACGGCATCCTCTATGCGGGATGCCGGGCCTTCAACGGGCGCTCCCGTCTCTTTCTGGTGACCCTGCCGGGGCTGGTCGTCTGGACCGCGCTGTTTCCGCTCATCCAGGATCGGTTCGAGATGCGGCTCCTGGTCGTGTCTCTCATCTGCGAGTTCTACACGCTTCTCTCCGCATGGGAGTTGTGGCGGCATGCGCGGCAGGTGCTGGTCTCCCAGCGGGTGGCCATCGCGCTCCTGCTGCTCCTGACGGTTTTTCATGCCTTCCGGAGCATTCTGGTCTTTGCGACGACAGGCATCGGCTGGATCGACGTGCTGGTGATGCGGTGGTCCGCCAATATGGGGATGTTCCTGGTCCTCTTCACGCCGGTGGCGGCTTTCGTGTTCCTGTCCATGGCGAAGGAGCAGGTGGAGGAAGAGCATAAGCGGGCCGCCCTGGTCGATCCCCTTACGGGAATTCCGAACCGGCGGGCCGTCTTCCGCAATGCGACTGACCTGCTCCGCAGGCTGGAGGGCAAGGCCGCCACCTGCCTGCTTTTCGACCTCGATAATTTCAAGAAGGTCAATGACAGCTACGGGCACGAGGTGGGCGACCATATCCTGACCCTGTTCGGCCGGATTCTCGCCACCCACCTGCCGAAGGGCTCGTTCGGCCGCATGGGCGGGGAGGAGTTCGCCGCCATCCTTCCGATCCCAAGGCAGAAGGCCGAGGCTTTGGCGGAGGAGGTCCGGCGGGCTTTCGCGGGCGCGGCCCAGACCGTCCTGGGTCATCGGGTTTCGGCCACCGTCAGCGTCGGCTGTGCCACAGCCCGGAACGTGACCGTCAACCGGCTCATCCGCGACGCCGACCTCGCGCTTTACCAAGCCAAGGCGTCGGGCCGGAATGTGGTCGCCATCTCCCAGGCCGGGGAATGA
- a CDS encoding NUDIX hydrolase, giving the protein MTGRAPSRPVPAVIAVVLRGDHVLLVRRANPPDAGLWGFPGGKIEYGETVADAALRELQEETAIAAQAGEVLATLDILDRDEGGHLRHHYILIAVRCILVSGEPLAGDDALEVRWFPVCQLDPARLPMSADVDTIARLALQASPA; this is encoded by the coding sequence ATGACCGGCCGTGCCCCTTCTCGTCCTGTTCCTGCCGTGATCGCCGTCGTCCTGCGCGGCGACCATGTGCTTCTCGTGCGGCGCGCCAACCCGCCCGATGCGGGCCTGTGGGGATTCCCGGGCGGCAAGATCGAATATGGCGAAACCGTCGCGGACGCTGCCCTGCGCGAACTGCAGGAGGAAACCGCCATTGCGGCGCAGGCGGGCGAGGTTCTCGCGACCCTCGACATTCTCGACCGCGACGAGGGCGGCCATCTCCGACACCACTACATCCTGATCGCCGTCCGCTGCATCCTCGTGTCCGGTGAGCCCCTGGCCGGGGACGATGCGCTCGAGGTGCGCTGGTTTCCGGTTTGTCAGCTCGATCCCGCGCGCCTGCCCATGAGCGCCGATGTAGACACGATCGCGCGCCTTGCGCTGCAGGCCTCACCGGCGTGA
- a CDS encoding GNAT family N-acetyltransferase has protein sequence MTEGASRFFLRRAAPADMPAVARLHRAVREACLPYLPDLHTPEEDLAFFRDLVLPRSIVWLAEADGKFIGYAALCGDWLDHLYVDPAWHSRGVGSALLQAVREGSSRLQLWTFQKNAQARRFYERHGFVPAEFTDGSGNDEKEPDIRYLWEA, from the coding sequence GTGACCGAAGGAGCTTCGCGCTTCTTCCTGCGCCGCGCCGCTCCGGCCGATATGCCGGCGGTGGCTCGGCTGCACCGTGCGGTGCGTGAGGCGTGCCTTCCCTATCTGCCGGATCTCCACACGCCAGAGGAGGACTTGGCCTTCTTCCGGGACCTCGTGCTTCCCCGAAGCATCGTCTGGCTCGCGGAAGCGGACGGAAAGTTCATCGGCTATGCGGCTCTGTGCGGCGATTGGCTCGACCATCTCTATGTGGACCCCGCCTGGCACTCTCGGGGCGTCGGATCGGCCCTGCTGCAGGCCGTGCGGGAGGGGAGCAGCCGTCTCCAGCTCTGGACCTTCCAGAAGAACGCGCAGGCCCGGCGCTTCTACGAGCGGCATGGCTTTGTCCCGGCTGAATTCACCGACGGGTCCGGGAACGACGAGAAGGAGCCCGACATCCGCTATCTGTGGGAAGCTTGA
- a CDS encoding phasin family protein, giving the protein MADAKKARAPRARKQASAPKPGPELALETARSEPVSETHPAHAAVETPLQSHTSTDRMGEPMQFSRFGQERTEALRHALSEAALATAHGALEVNDKIIAAMQRQSETAIDLWRSAIDAPHPAEALRLHTDRSRQAYEAATAQWKDIAEATTRWFQRSLEPFHSVLADRTR; this is encoded by the coding sequence ATGGCCGACGCGAAGAAAGCACGCGCCCCGCGTGCCAGGAAGCAAGCCTCCGCCCCGAAGCCCGGGCCGGAACTCGCCCTTGAGACGGCGCGGAGCGAACCGGTCTCCGAGACTCATCCTGCCCATGCGGCTGTGGAAACCCCGCTCCAGTCTCACACGAGCACGGACCGGATGGGAGAGCCGATGCAGTTCTCCCGCTTCGGCCAGGAGCGCACGGAGGCTCTGAGGCATGCTTTGAGCGAGGCCGCCCTGGCCACCGCTCACGGTGCCCTCGAGGTCAACGACAAGATCATCGCGGCCATGCAGCGCCAGAGCGAGACCGCCATCGACCTGTGGCGCTCCGCCATCGACGCGCCGCATCCGGCGGAGGCGCTGCGCCTCCACACGGACAGGTCCCGCCAGGCCTATGAAGCGGCGACCGCCCAGTGGAAGGACATCGCGGAGGCGACGACGCGCTGGTTCCAGCGGAGCCTGGAGCCCTTCCACTCCGTGCTGGCCGACCGCACCCGCTGA